One Acaryochloris thomasi RCC1774 genomic window, CAGCTGAATCGGCACCGCCAGATTCGCAACAGACAGCAACAGCAAATCCGGCTTAACCTTGAGCAGCAGCGAGAACGATCGCAACAAAGGCTGCGGGTTCTAAAAAAAGAAAATCGACGGCAGTCCAAGCAAGATTTAGAACGACTGCAGAGAAGGCTGGGAACAAGTTCACCATAGACGCGCCCAGGCATTATCGACGAATAGGATAGTCTTCCTTAAATAGTGCAAATCCATAGCGTGTATTGAGACCATTCGCTTTCCTCACAACTCCCTCAAGTTTGTGTTGCAAGATTTTGTGATAAAAGCGTCCACCTCAATCGCTCTTGCAGGAAAGTAGACTTTAGATAAGTGCTGAGATTTCTCAAAGCAGGTCGTGATTATGGATCGGTCAGTTAAATTTTGGGACAAAATTGCAGAACGCTACTCAAAACAACCCATTGCTGACGAAGCGGCTTATCAGAAGAAGCTGCAGGTCACGCAGGAATACCTGCAACCGGAGATGGAGGTACTGGAGCTAGGCTGCGGTACGGGATCGACCGCCATTATCCATGCTCCTTATGTAAAGCATATTCAAGCCATTGATGTTTCATCAAAAATGCTTGCGATCGCTCAAAGCAAGGCTGATGCAAAAGATATCGGCAATATAACTTTTAAGCAAGCTGCCGTTGATGAGTTCAGTGCGCCTGATCAAACCTTCGATGCCGTGTTAGGACTTAGTCTTTTGCATTTGCTAGAAAACAAAGAAGAGGTGATCGCCAAGGTTCATCGAATGCTCAAACCAGACGGGATCTTTGTCACCAACACCGTCTGCCTGGGCGATACGATGGCGTGGTTCAAATTGATTGCACCGATTGGCAAGTTCTTCGGATTTTTCCCTTTGGTTAAAGTCTTTACGGTGAAGGATTTAGAGAATAGTTTAACTGACGCTAGCTTTTATATTGACTACCAATGGCAGCCGGATACAGCCAAGGTTGGGTTCATCGTAGCAAAGGCTGTGTTTATCGTGGCAAAGAAGGCGGAGTCTGAAATGGGAGACAGGGAAAATAGCATATAGGATCAACAGATTACCGCCAACGACCTTGATTTCAGGCCTGCACAGTCGGCAACACCAGTGCATCCTTTTTCTTAAGCATCCTTCTTGATACGG contains:
- a CDS encoding class I SAM-dependent methyltransferase; protein product: MDRSVKFWDKIAERYSKQPIADEAAYQKKLQVTQEYLQPEMEVLELGCGTGSTAIIHAPYVKHIQAIDVSSKMLAIAQSKADAKDIGNITFKQAAVDEFSAPDQTFDAVLGLSLLHLLENKEEVIAKVHRMLKPDGIFVTNTVCLGDTMAWFKLIAPIGKFFGFFPLVKVFTVKDLENSLTDASFYIDYQWQPDTAKVGFIVAKAVFIVAKKAESEMGDRENSI